TCTggattttaaaattttagcaACAAGGATGAGTACAATtttgtactcgcaagacttcgAGTGTATCTCAAAAAATCCTATAATATATGCATGGTTAATCAAGGAAGGCTGACAGGTTCACTAGCACTAGGCTGCATTTTATTTGGGTGTATCTTTATACgcataattttgaaaatattttattttatataaaatagaCTGACATCACCAATCATGACTCCCCATTTTCCATTTCGCAGTTCTTTGATCCTCTTAATAGGTCCATCATCCTTTGAACCGGTGCAAGTGTTGTCAAACAATTCACATACCaagtttttcaaaccaaaacttCTAAAACCGGCGACTAGCTCAagcgctcttgaccgtgagcacggctattcgaatagttttacactctgcagaggttgtacactttacccatacGACATGTTTCGCTTTGATGCCAGCGCAGGATCAGCACGCACATACACAATTCCTTAGATGTGTCGGCAAGCTAACATGACAGAGCCATTACATCAGTCGGACCCAAAATATGCTACACGACAGACTGCCCGAGTATCGCGGCTCCGTACATCTGACCGGGTTAGCTACCCCGACACCGACGAGCTCCTCGAGCACTCAGGCGGTAGCATCCTCTTGGGCCGACTGACTTAATAAGCTAAGGCCAATGCCCATTAGCCGTATGGTTGCACTGTAATACTTGACTAGAATAATGCCAATTACCGGTCCTTAATTTGGCACGGGTGATAAATCCCTAAAATGCGCCGGAAACGCATACAGAACCAAGCCATATCCATCATCCATTTTTTCCATCCATTTTACCATCcatattctttttcttcatcctCATACCATCAAAATCGCTAGACCATATATTCACCCGCGTCTACCATAAAGTTTTTATCCTTTAAAAATAActctataaatatattttttctttaaaaGACACCAACCCATGTGATGCTAGTTAACTACTGCACAAAATACTAAGCCAACTAAGCATGTGACTCTGAACTACGCGAATAACCCATAACCTTAGGGTAACAAGGTATAAAAAGGGTATAAAATAACAAGGAAGGTAAATGCATTAAAATAGGACGTGTCTACCCGACATAAAATGATATTTGGACTCATAAAATCATCATCGCATGCATATATTTATAGGCTTAGGAATTTAAATAGGAGCAAAAATGATCAAGGGGGTGCTTGCCTTGTTACCGATCGTTCATATTCTCAACTCTCAAGTAACAGCTCAGTGTCTCGCTCGGCGTCTGGCGCAGTCACGAACGTCTCGTCGTCTACGCGAATCGGACGAACGACAATACATGCAAAACAACCAAATAAACAGCAATGAACAACCAAATAAACACCATGAGATGATAgagcatgattttagaaaatttctaaaaaaataagtaTTTAACTTAAAGTTTATTTGGACAAATTATGCAGGTTTGAAACTTAAAATAGTTtaaaaggtgtgtgtgtgtatttttcctttttattaatattttttgtgaAGGAAAACGGCAAGAGTGCAAATCACGTGTTGATGTGAGCTCTTAAGGTTAAGTGTAATCCAAACGTattctctcttttatttttctaaagGAAAACGGCCACTTGCATCCTTAATTAGAGCTCTTTGCCTCGGGTGTATGGGCATGTGTAGCCTTGCGCTCTCGGTGTCCAACATCACCTGGTTTGCGGCGACTTGGATTGTGCCCCGGGGTGTGCAAGAACAGCGGCAAGCGCGACGTCCTCTGGCATCGTACACGCACACGGTGCTCGGCATGGCCGGGTCGTGTCGCGTGTCCGCCCGTGACAAGGTCGGGAGGTAGCGGCCGTGATTTCCAGGTGCAGGCTTTTGGTAGCTGGGTGAATTTTACGCGTGCGCGAGTCCCATGGCGTTCCATGGCCACGGCACGGCTGTGTCACGCGCGAAGTTCCGGTAGTCCGGGCTCGCGGCGGTGACACGACTGCTGCATTCTACGACGTATTTGATGTTTGGCTTCGGCGTTGTTCCCCGGTTCGCGGTGTCGGCCTCAATCTCCGGCTCGGCTTCCTCGTGCTCGTGGCCGTCGACGTCATCATTGCTCCCGGTAGCAGCTTCAGCTCAGCGTCGTCGTCTTAACGTCGCGGCAGAACAGCTCGGTTATGTTAGAGCGGCACAGAGGCAGGGCCTTTGGTCGTGGCATAGCGTGCGCAGGCGCGCGATCACCCATCTCCCCTGGGGTCGCGGCGGCCGACAAGGGCAAGGGTGGTGAACGGTTCGTGGCCTGGTTTCAACAAGCAAGACCGTGGCGTGTGGACGTGCTGCATCAGGAACATTGCAGGACCAAAGAAACTAACAAAGGCATCAGGCCAAAGATGAGTCTCGTGGCTTGCTAGTTGCACCACACGTGCTTGACGATTTGTCCAAACGGACTGCGCCATCGGCGGTCCGGAACATCGTGGCGTGCTCCCGTGCATCCTCACGATGCTAGCAGGACTGAATGCAAGGCGGCGGCTTGGCAAGGTGAGGCGACGATGTGGCCGCGCGGGGCATCGGCAACCGTAGCTCACGCCGGCAGCACTAGGACATCGGGAGTGGGACATCGACGCTCACCGTGGGTCGACGGTGAAGGCGTGGCCGGCGTGGTGACGCGGACAGGCTCGCCGATCGCTTGCGGTTCAAcgggtcggcgccggcggcttgggcatcctcgagctcgcggtggtcgtcgtcgtcgtggttggCGCAGCGGCGTTGCAGCTTCCGACCCGGCAGCTCCTCCGACTTGTGgctggcgtcggcgtcggcggtgcTGTTGGTGCTGCTCGTGGCTTCGGACTGGACGGAGGAGAGCCGAAGAAGCCGGTCCGCGATGCACGACGGCGGAGGTCGGCGGCACGGAAAGGCGTGGCGGCTTCTTGCTGCTGCTAGCAGAGAGCAGGGAGCTCTGCTTTGCTTCCTGCATGGTCTGCCGGAGAGAGAAAGGGCAGCGAAATGGCGACTGGAGTTACAGctgctagtgtttgcttgttgGCCGAGAGAAGCGACTTGTTCTTGCGATCGATGGATGAAGAAAGAACAGAAGAAGATCAGGGAGAGAGAGGATCCATGAGAGCTGCTAGAGAAGAAAGGCAGGAGGGAAAGATCGAGCGAAGAGGGCGGGGAGGCATGCTCCTCGTTGTTGTGCTGCTTTGGTGGAATAGAAGAGCGACTAGAAGAGAACTGAGATGCCGACAGAGAGAGGGAAgctgagagagaggaggtgaGCGGCGTGCTCGGCGTGCGGAGGAAGAGCAGGAGAGAAGTGCATGCATACATGTGCAGGGATCAGGGAGTGAAAGAgacgtgagagagagagagagagagagagagagagagagagaggagggagttAAAACTACTCTTACGTGTAAGAGCTCGTGTAAAAGCTAAAGCATACATGTGTGTGCTTGCTGTGTGTTTGCTGTGTCCACCGACGGAGAGAGAAAGAGTTaaatgtgtgcatgcatgtgtactAGTGtggagtgagtgagtgagtgagagaaGAGAGCAGATGCAGCGCTCGCTGCCGGCTGCTCCACTTGTTGACTAGCTTGCTTGTTCAGTGCATGTCAATGGGAGATGGGAAGAGCAGGCAAACTTAAATTTTTGTGGCTGTGCTTGAGCGAAGGAGGAGAGACGGATGTGCAGGCAACTGCTGCTAGCTTGCCTaccgacagagagagagagaaagggatggTGCAGCTTGCAGCCTTGAATGCTCTCATGTCCAGCGTGCGTCCTTGGTCCAGGCGGCGCTGCTGGACGGGAGGGAATCGGGCGCGTCCCGCCGCGCACAGGAAGGGAGAGGTCCGAGACGGTGCCGCGGTGGAGGTGCTGTGCTGCGCTGTGCCCGGGGTGACGAGCCGTGGAGGAACAGCTCCGGGCGCTGGcgcacgcgggcggcgcggagaggaggaagacgacgccGCTGACGTGCGGGGCCGGTGCGTCAGCGActcgggggaggaggaggcggccgggctGCTGGGCTGAGGTGGGCCGCGGCGGCTGTCGGGCCGGCCCAGCgcggggaaaagaaaagagggagGCGGAAGGGGGAAGCCGGGCCGGCTGGGCTGACCTCGGCCCAAGCTGAGGTGAgctcttttgtttcttttcacTTTCAAACCAAGAGTTCAaactcaaatttaaattattcccAAAAACCTTGAGGAGCTCACCAAAAATTAGTTTAGTGCTTTAAGATATTatgtaaaagtttgagaatttattTTATCACTCATCTTTTAGCAACATTTTTAAACATGTTCAAGGAGGGTTATTAATGCATAAAGTATGAGAAGAGCCAAATAaaaaccaaatcaaacattgatttatttatttatcttaattttatttatatttgaaatttgGGCTGTTACATGATTGCCAGTAAAAGGAGAAGATAGATTCTACATATACATGCATGTAAAAAAGATAGCAATGATGATGTCGTCACCCATATGCACACTACAAATTTGAAACTAAAAAAGTGATATCTATCAAACcgagcatccaaatcaaatttggattgcaccattatctttcttataATAAggtcttcaaaacaagaccacacttgtCTATGTTTATACGATATTTTTTATAATCATAttttttaatactaaataattacTTTCAGCTCATacgaacaaatattttaactaCACGAACAAAGAATTATTTTctacatataaaaaaataaacataatgaacaaataataaaaACTATTTTGACAACACAAACAACTGATTATTTTACACGAACATTTGTTTGTAtagaataaataataaaaattgaATATCACAAACAAATGAGTCAGCAtcacggaacaatttaatcCACTAAGCAAACATATAATTTGACCTTGCGAACAAATTAGTTATACATagataaataattttacatgaCAACAAATGCATCTAcattgtaaaaaatatttttataaacacaTATACACATGCTAAACAAGTTAGCgtataataaataaattatttcacaCACCAAATTTTCAGTAAATTTTTGTTGCTTGAATTTTTATGTACCGAAAAGAAATATCCTCAAAATATAAGGATAAGAATAAGGAAAGGAAGAGAtataagaaaaagaatagagagAAAAATAAACCAAGATGAGTAGATAATGGAAGATTTATCTACGTTTAGATTAGAAATAAAGTAATATAAAgagggaaaaaagaaataagaaagagaaaacatagaaaaaaagaaaaaatgtaaAGAGAAAAAAACTAAACCAGCATGCATGCAGCATGCGTAGTGCAGTGGGGCTACAGCTACCTACGAGCATGTAAATGTAAAGAGAAAAAAACTAAAGCAGCATGCATGCAGCATGCGTAGTGCAG
This genomic interval from Panicum virgatum strain AP13 chromosome 8K, P.virgatum_v5, whole genome shotgun sequence contains the following:
- the LOC120643841 gene encoding uncharacterized protein LOC120643841, giving the protein MYACTSLLLFLRTPSTPLTSSLSASLSLSASQFSSSRSSIPPKQHNNEEHASPPSSLDLSLLPFFSSSSHGSSLSLIFFCSFFIHRSQEQVASLGQQANTSSCNSSRHFAALSLSGRPCRKQSRAPCSLLAAARSRHAFPCRRPPPSCIADRLLRLSSVQSEATSSTNSTADADASHKSEELPGRKLQRRCANHDDDDHRELEDAQAAGADPLNRKRSASLSASPRRPRLHRRPTL